A portion of the Chlamydia caviae GPIC genome contains these proteins:
- a CDS encoding autotransporter domain-containing protein: MKNSIYGVLLFSSFALSIATELLADADTVNLAAGFNGSSSETFNVKQTNNVEGTTYTLTGAVSFANINKFDQADTSCFANSAGDLTFTGSRRLLYFNNITSSAKGAAISTTADAKTLTLSGCLSLIFYMSPKEDIGNGAIYSNSSMLIQQNSDVSFGYNKSAGKGSVILCEKSTSAGATSPTLTIQNNGEFKVLANLSASSGGAIYAEKMLLSAGGNTVFQANVTQEKGGAIAIAANGEISLSADGGDLTFERNIIIENNETIRNAIHLEDGAKFLQLRAAKDRSIYFHDPITTTGNVADRLTLNAANGATPYEGTIVFASGVSYVNSPLSKLYSFSQDLTLAAGSLILKDDVLIKAKSFEQNQKSLLFMHPGTRLQTTNNLSIKNLHLDLSKIAATAVEIAATADAAAIEICGPMVMHVDDEIFYNQEALADSLSFECLHVRAPHLDNITVDDVPLIPITTMETHRGYQGKWTVSWEEEHEMIFGNVSTQPNKKMSLVWNPSGYIPFVGGTGEFTTSLVPNSLWNLFLDTRFAQQAIETNAQSPGNGIWISSLTNSFRKGSTENNHGFRHKSSGYVAGGKFQTLQDDIFSVGICQLFGRSKDFGSAKSKDKAFSGSLYAHHSRYLLPITRFLAGTSRSQPRFLSRIPKDFPINFDALISYSYGRNHMKVKYADHSQTTSSWNTYGYSAQIGSSLPCALDVSHTFFQYVSPFVKLHWIYAHQVQFQEQGIKRRSFNNSNLKNLSLPIGLKIQGQSLHHLSYELTGMYIADLYRCNPESVTSLISGGLLPWTTTAANLGKQAALLQGSGNLSLTSHINIFAQGTVEFRRSSYSYAMDAGSRVHF; this comes from the coding sequence ATGAAAAACTCTATTTATGGAGTTTTGCTGTTTTCCTCTTTTGCCTTGTCCATTGCTACCGAACTTCTTGCAGATGCCGATACTGTCAATCTTGCAGCTGGATTCAACGGCTCCTCTAGTGAAACTTTCAATGTCAAACAAACAAATAATGTTGAGGGAACCACCTATACTTTAACAGGTGCTGTTTCCTTTGCAAATATAAACAAGTTCGATCAGGCAGACACCAGCTGTTTTGCCAATTCCGCGGGAGATCTTACCTTCACGGGAAGCCGACGCCTTCTCTATTTTAATAACATCACATCCTCAGCAAAAGGCGCGGCTATCAGCACCACAGCAGATGCTAAGACCCTGACATTATCGGGATGTCTGAGTCTGATTTTTTATATGTCTCCTAAAGAAGACATAGGAAATGGAGCTATTTATTCAAATAGCTCCATGCTGATTCAGCAAAATAGCGATGTTAGTTTCGGCTATAATAAATCTGCAGGGAAAGGAAGTGTTATTCTTTGTGAGAAAAGTACAAGTGCCGGAGCGACATCTCCCACACTGACAATACAAAATAACGGCGAGTTTAAGGTATTAGCAAATTTATCAGCATCCTCAGGAGGAGCTATCTATGCTGAAAAAATGCTCTTATCTGCAGGAGGAAATACAGTATTTCAAGCTAACGTCACTCAAGAAAAAGGTGGGGCTATTGCCATTGCTGCTAATGGAGAAATTAGCCTATCTGCAGATGGCGGAGATCTGACTTTTGAAAGAAATATCATCATCGAAAATAATGAAACTATCCGCAATGCTATTCATTTAGAAGATGGTGCTAAATTTCTACAGTTGCGTGCTGCTAAAGACAGATCTATCTACTTCCATGATCCGATTACAACCACAGGAAATGTCGCCGATCGTTTGACTCTCAATGCTGCTAACGGAGCGACTCCCTATGAAGGGACAATTGTCTTTGCCAGCGGAGTATCTTATGTAAACTCGCCTCTTTCTAAACTCTACTCATTTTCTCAAGATCTCACACTAGCCGCGGGATCTTTAATCTTAAAAGACGACGTATTGATAAAAGCGAAATCTTTCGAGCAAAATCAAAAATCCCTATTATTCATGCATCCGGGAACAAGGCTACAAACAACCAATAATCTATCTATAAAAAATCTTCATCTAGACCTGAGTAAGATAGCAGCAACTGCCGTAGAGATAGCAGCAACTGCCGATGCTGCTGCTATAGAGATTTGCGGTCCTATGGTTATGCATGTTGATGATGAGATATTTTATAATCAGGAAGCATTAGCAGATTCGTTATCTTTCGAATGCTTGCATGTTCGCGCGCCACATTTAGACAACATCACTGTCGATGATGTTCCTCTAATCCCGATAACCACGATGGAAACCCATCGCGGTTATCAAGGTAAATGGACAGTCTCTTGGGAAGAAGAGCATGAGATGATCTTTGGTAATGTCTCTACACAACCTAATAAAAAGATGTCTTTGGTCTGGAATCCCTCTGGCTATATTCCTTTTGTAGGAGGCACCGGAGAGTTTACCACATCTTTAGTTCCTAATAGCCTATGGAATCTCTTTTTAGACACACGCTTTGCTCAACAAGCTATAGAAACAAATGCGCAATCACCAGGGAATGGGATTTGGATTTCATCTCTCACGAATTCCTTCCGCAAAGGCTCTACTGAGAATAACCACGGCTTCCGTCATAAAAGTTCAGGATATGTCGCTGGAGGGAAATTTCAAACCCTTCAAGATGATATCTTTAGTGTAGGCATATGCCAGTTATTTGGAAGATCCAAAGATTTTGGATCTGCAAAATCTAAAGATAAAGCCTTCTCGGGCTCTCTCTATGCTCACCATTCACGCTACCTCCTGCCTATTACGCGTTTCCTAGCAGGGACATCAAGATCCCAACCTAGGTTCTTATCCAGAATCCCTAAAGACTTCCCTATTAACTTTGATGCTCTCATCAGTTATAGCTATGGGAGAAATCATATGAAGGTGAAATACGCAGATCACTCACAAACAACTAGCTCATGGAATACCTACGGCTATAGCGCACAGATCGGAAGTTCCTTACCGTGTGCTTTGGATGTTTCCCATACATTTTTCCAGTATGTATCTCCATTTGTCAAATTGCATTGGATTTATGCTCATCAAGTACAATTTCAAGAACAAGGAATAAAACGGCGCTCTTTTAATAATAGCAATTTAAAAAATCTCTCGTTGCCCATAGGCCTTAAAATCCAAGGTCAATCACTACATCATCTTTCTTATGAACTCACTGGGATGTATATTGCCGATCTCTATCGTTGCAATCCTGAGAGTGTGACTTCATTAATCTCCGGAGGCCTACTTCCCTGGACAACAACAGCGGCAAATCTTGGTAAGCAAGCAGCTCTGTTGCAAGGCTCGGGAAACCTCTCTCTCACATCACACATCAATATCTTTGCTCAAGGAACTGTAGAATTTCGTCGTTCCTCCTATAGCTACGCCATGGACGCTGGCAGTAGGGTGCATTTTTAA
- a CDS encoding polymorphic outer membrane protein middle domain-containing protein, translated as MKHPVYWFLVSSGLLASTSLSFAATVQETLNSSDSYNGNTATSAFQTKETQAGAEYTCEGNVCITYAGKGTALTKSCFTETTENLTFLGRGYSLCFDNINTTAKPAAIEVSAADKTLSISGFSLFSCSDCPPGTTGQGAIKSGGTATFENDFSVLFKKNCSTAAGGAINCKGLTLKGTSGIANFIENKSTDNGGAIEASGASSIENNSGVISFSGNTSAKHGGAIHSNSAVTIANNHRVEFSKNTTTGTADSSGGAICCKDNAAPELKFEGNAQLLFLENSSQVSGGALYSNKLTISSGGTTVFANNTVTNANPMGGAICLDTTSGECSLSADLGNIIFDGNKVITSGGNTTTKRNSIDLNTSGKFTQLRAKDGFGIYFYDPIADNGDANAALNINAPENATTYNGRVVFSGETLSATEKTEADNLKSIFKQPVTLSAGSLILKDGVTVEAKKITQTAGSAVVMDAGTTLQTPSTDGETITLPDLTINVASFGGEGGTSSPAKVHSQTANQALTVTAVSFIDDDGNGYEYPVFSKTRDFADSILLEAATGTTVTAPAIPTTPDTPSAHYGYQGNWTIAWAQGTAGTHEQKATLTWTGTGYIPNPERQAQLVPNTLWGAFTDMRALHQLMSVSATDLEQERGLWGAAITDFLQRKKTSTSKKYRHVGVGYAVGASVHMPTEDLFSLAFCQFFNNDKDFVVSKNRTHVYAGSLFFEHFHMLHPQNYLKVGSKFPPAFLANLPENVPMILNILFSYSHAENDMKTRYTKRYSPKPVTYPEVTGSWGTNCFGGEISTSFPIELSDSYMFERFVPFMKVQMIYGEQESFQEPTSEGRSFENSHLVNLALPIGVKFENISSNNKDTFDLTLVYSPDVYRSNPHCATSLVVTGAAWETKATNLARHAFVVRAANNFTYSEHIELFGHGGFELRGSAYSYNFDLGGKILF; from the coding sequence ATGAAACATCCAGTTTACTGGTTCTTAGTGTCTTCGGGGCTGCTCGCTTCAACCTCCTTGAGCTTTGCAGCAACAGTTCAAGAGACTCTAAATTCCTCTGATAGTTATAATGGAAACACAGCAACAAGTGCATTCCAGACTAAAGAAACACAAGCAGGCGCTGAATATACTTGCGAAGGGAACGTCTGTATTACTTATGCAGGGAAAGGGACTGCATTAACAAAGAGTTGTTTCACGGAGACTACAGAAAATCTTACCTTTCTAGGAAGGGGCTATTCTCTTTGCTTCGATAACATTAATACAACAGCTAAACCAGCTGCTATTGAAGTAAGCGCTGCTGATAAGACATTATCAATCTCTGGATTTTCTTTGTTTTCATGTTCCGACTGTCCTCCAGGAACTACTGGACAAGGGGCTATTAAGTCTGGAGGCACAGCCACTTTTGAAAATGATTTTAGCGTCCTATTTAAAAAAAATTGCTCTACAGCAGCTGGTGGAGCGATCAATTGTAAGGGGCTCACATTAAAAGGGACTTCTGGGATTGCTAATTTTATAGAAAATAAATCTACAGATAATGGTGGCGCAATAGAAGCCTCTGGGGCTAGTTCTATTGAAAATAACTCAGGAGTTATCAGCTTTTCAGGAAATACTTCTGCAAAACATGGCGGAGCAATCCATTCAAATTCAGCGGTCACCATTGCCAATAACCACAGGGTAGAATTTTCAAAAAACACAACTACGGGAACTGCGGATTCTTCAGGAGGAGCTATCTGCTGCAAGGACAATGCAGCACCTGAATTAAAATTCGAAGGAAACGCACAATTACTCTTCCTAGAAAACTCATCTCAAGTGAGTGGTGGAGCTCTTTATAGCAATAAGCTCACAATTTCCTCAGGTGGAACTACTGTATTTGCTAACAACACTGTAACCAATGCTAACCCTATGGGTGGGGCAATTTGTTTAGATACAACTAGTGGTGAGTGTAGCCTGTCAGCAGATTTAGGAAATATCATCTTCGATGGAAATAAAGTAATCACAAGTGGCGGTAACACAACAACAAAAAGAAATTCTATAGACTTAAACACTAGTGGAAAATTCACACAATTAAGAGCTAAAGATGGTTTCGGAATTTATTTCTATGATCCCATTGCCGACAATGGAGATGCCAATGCTGCTCTCAATATTAACGCGCCAGAAAATGCGACAACCTACAATGGAAGAGTTGTCTTCTCAGGAGAAACCCTATCTGCAACAGAGAAAACAGAAGCAGACAACTTAAAATCCATATTTAAACAACCTGTTACTCTGTCTGCAGGCTCCCTTATCCTTAAAGATGGCGTAACAGTAGAAGCGAAAAAAATCACGCAAACAGCTGGCTCTGCTGTGGTTATGGACGCAGGCACGACATTACAAACTCCTTCTACTGATGGAGAGACCATCACCTTACCAGATCTCACCATCAACGTCGCCTCGTTTGGGGGGGAGGGGGGTACCTCTTCGCCTGCTAAAGTCCACTCTCAAACAGCCAATCAAGCCCTCACAGTCACTGCTGTAAGTTTCATCGACGACGATGGCAACGGTTATGAGTATCCCGTATTTTCTAAAACTCGTGATTTCGCAGATTCTATACTATTAGAAGCCGCCACAGGAACCACCGTCACTGCACCAGCGATCCCCACCACTCCCGATACACCTTCAGCTCACTACGGCTACCAAGGTAATTGGACAATTGCTTGGGCGCAAGGCACTGCCGGAACTCATGAACAAAAAGCGACCCTAACCTGGACAGGAACAGGCTACATCCCTAATCCTGAACGCCAAGCCCAACTAGTTCCTAATACATTATGGGGAGCTTTCACGGATATGCGCGCACTACATCAGTTAATGAGCGTAAGTGCTACAGATTTAGAGCAAGAACGCGGCCTCTGGGGAGCTGCAATTACAGACTTCCTACAGAGAAAAAAGACTTCAACAAGCAAGAAATACCGTCACGTCGGTGTTGGCTATGCTGTGGGTGCTAGCGTACACATGCCAACAGAAGATCTATTTTCTTTAGCCTTTTGTCAGTTCTTTAACAATGATAAGGATTTTGTAGTCTCTAAAAACCGTACACATGTGTATGCAGGTTCTTTGTTCTTTGAACATTTCCATATGCTGCATCCTCAAAATTACTTGAAAGTAGGATCGAAATTCCCTCCTGCGTTCTTAGCTAACCTTCCTGAAAATGTTCCTATGATTCTCAACATACTGTTTAGCTACAGCCATGCTGAAAATGATATGAAAACACGCTATACCAAGCGTTATTCTCCTAAACCGGTCACCTATCCAGAAGTCACAGGTAGCTGGGGAACAAATTGCTTCGGTGGGGAGATTAGCACAAGTTTCCCTATAGAACTTTCTGATTCCTACATGTTTGAGAGATTTGTTCCTTTCATGAAGGTACAGATGATCTACGGTGAACAGGAGAGCTTCCAAGAACCTACAAGTGAAGGACGTTCTTTTGAAAATAGCCATCTTGTGAATTTAGCTTTACCTATCGGAGTGAAGTTTGAAAATATCTCCTCAAATAACAAAGATACTTTCGATCTTACACTTGTCTATTCTCCAGATGTCTATAGAAGTAATCCCCACTGTGCGACTTCTTTAGTTGTTACAGGAGCTGCTTGGGAAACAAAGGCTACCAACCTAGCTCGTCATGCATTTGTAGTTCGTGCTGCAAATAACTTTACCTATTCAGAACACATAGAGTTATTTGGACACGGTGGATTCGAACTTCGCGGATCTGCATATAGCTACAACTTCGATCTTGGTGGAAAAATCCTCTTCTAA
- a CDS encoding autotransporter domain-containing protein, whose protein sequence is MKHPVYWFLVSSGLLASTSLSFAAAVQETLNSSDSYNGNATTDAFQTKETTTGAEYTCEGNVCITYAGKTTPLTKSCFTETTENLTFIGQGYSLCFDNITATAKPAAIEVSAADKTLSISGFSLFSCSYCPPGTTGQGAIKSGGTATFDNNSKLLFKSNCSSEEGGAINCKSLTLKNSSVCANFIKNSSDKKGGAIYCSDENLQLENNDQMLFSENTSKEEGGAIYAKKLSIISGGPTLFSNNSTSKAADPKGGAICIADADSECSLTAENGDIIFDGNKIITTGTPSTKRNSIDLGSGGKFSQLRARDGFGVFFYDPIANNGSDTDTLEINKADGAATYSGRIVFSGEKLTEDEKQVTDNLKSFFKQPLTVGSGSFVLKNGVTVSAKQITQSGGAIEMDAGTNLTSTTEDISLSNLVINTASLGGGGVPLAAQISAEGTNKSVTISSLNLVDADGNGYEYPVFSTTREFPSIIEAKANGTGTPTIPTTHLTDHAPAAHYGYQGLWTTSWAQGTATTSQLATLAWQQTGYNPNPERQGPLVPNTLWGSFSDVRAIQNLMDISVNGADYQRGLWASGLANFLQKSGTETKRKFRHHSAGYVLGAYAKTLSDDVFSAAFCQLFGRDKDYLVSKNNSNIYAGSIYYQHTSFWDAWDNLLQSTLGAQAPLVLNAQLTYSHTSNDMKTNMTTKYAPQGVVYPEIKGDWGNDCFGVELGATVPIESPYSSLFDMYSPFLRFQLVYAHQEDFKENNSTEGRYFESSDLTNLSMPIGVKFERFSDNDIASYNVTLAYAPDLVRSNPDCKTSLLVSPTTAVWLTKATNLARHAFIVKAGNYLSLSSNFEIFSQFGFELRGSSRTYNVDLGSKIQF, encoded by the coding sequence ATGAAACATCCAGTTTACTGGTTCTTAGTGTCTTCGGGGCTGCTCGCTTCAACCTCCTTGAGCTTTGCAGCAGCAGTTCAAGAGACTCTAAATTCCTCTGATAGTTATAATGGAAATGCAACAACAGATGCGTTCCAAACTAAAGAAACAACAACAGGTGCTGAATATACTTGCGAAGGTAACGTCTGCATTACTTATGCAGGGAAAACAACACCTTTAACAAAGAGCTGTTTCACAGAGACTACAGAAAATCTTACTTTTATAGGACAGGGCTATTCTCTTTGCTTTGATAATATTACTGCTACAGCTAAGCCAGCAGCTATTGAAGTAAGCGCCGCTGATAAGACATTATCAATCTCTGGATTTTCTTTGTTTTCATGTTCTTATTGTCCTCCAGGAACTACCGGACAAGGGGCTATTAAGTCTGGAGGAACTGCTACCTTCGACAACAACTCTAAACTACTTTTCAAGAGCAATTGCTCATCAGAAGAAGGCGGCGCAATTAACTGCAAAAGTCTAACACTTAAAAATTCCTCCGTATGCGCAAATTTTATAAAGAATTCATCCGATAAAAAGGGTGGAGCTATTTACTGTAGTGACGAGAATCTCCAATTAGAAAATAATGATCAGATGCTTTTCTCTGAAAACACTTCCAAAGAAGAAGGTGGGGCTATTTATGCGAAAAAACTCTCCATCATCTCTGGAGGGCCAACCCTATTCTCTAATAATTCAACCTCTAAAGCTGCTGACCCTAAAGGCGGGGCTATTTGCATAGCTGATGCAGACAGCGAATGTAGCTTAACTGCCGAAAATGGGGATATTATTTTTGATGGAAATAAAATAATAACCACGGGCACTCCTTCAACGAAAAGAAACTCTATCGATTTAGGCTCTGGAGGGAAGTTCTCTCAGTTAAGAGCTAGAGATGGTTTTGGCGTTTTCTTTTACGATCCAATCGCCAATAATGGCAGCGACACTGATACATTAGAAATCAATAAAGCTGACGGAGCTGCAACCTATTCCGGTCGTATTGTCTTTTCTGGAGAAAAGCTCACAGAAGATGAAAAACAAGTTACAGACAATTTGAAATCCTTTTTCAAACAACCCCTCACAGTAGGATCTGGATCTTTTGTACTTAAAAATGGCGTAACAGTGTCAGCAAAGCAAATCACCCAATCCGGCGGCGCTATTGAGATGGATGCGGGGACCAATCTAACCTCAACCACAGAAGATATTTCCCTAAGCAATCTGGTTATCAATACCGCCTCATTGGGGGGGGGGGGGGTACCTCTGGCAGCACAAATCTCAGCTGAAGGAACCAACAAAAGTGTTACAATCTCCTCTCTTAATTTAGTCGATGCCGACGGAAACGGCTACGAATATCCAGTCTTCTCCACAACACGAGAATTTCCTTCTATTATAGAAGCTAAAGCTAATGGTACAGGAACACCTACAATCCCAACAACTCATCTAACTGACCATGCTCCAGCCGCTCATTATGGCTATCAAGGTCTCTGGACAACATCCTGGGCACAAGGCACAGCCACAACCTCACAACTAGCTACTTTAGCTTGGCAACAAACTGGCTATAACCCTAACCCTGAACGTCAAGGACCTCTAGTCCCTAATACCTTATGGGGATCGTTCTCAGATGTACGCGCCATTCAAAACCTCATGGATATTAGTGTCAATGGTGCTGACTATCAAAGAGGCCTCTGGGCATCGGGATTAGCTAACTTCTTACAGAAAAGCGGAACGGAGACAAAACGCAAGTTTCGTCACCATAGTGCTGGATATGTATTGGGAGCGTATGCCAAAACACTTTCCGATGATGTCTTCAGCGCCGCTTTCTGCCAACTCTTTGGAAGGGATAAAGATTACTTAGTCTCTAAGAATAATTCTAATATCTACGCAGGATCTATTTATTATCAGCATACCTCCTTCTGGGATGCTTGGGATAACCTGCTACAATCTACTCTCGGCGCGCAAGCTCCGTTAGTACTCAATGCACAGTTAACGTATAGTCACACGTCTAACGACATGAAGACAAATATGACGACTAAATACGCTCCACAAGGCGTCGTCTACCCAGAGATCAAGGGTGATTGGGGTAACGACTGCTTCGGAGTGGAACTCGGTGCTACTGTGCCTATTGAATCTCCCTATTCTTCCTTATTTGATATGTACTCTCCTTTCTTAAGATTCCAATTGGTTTATGCTCACCAAGAGGACTTTAAAGAAAATAACAGCACTGAAGGAAGATACTTTGAAAGCAGCGATCTCACAAACCTCTCCATGCCTATCGGCGTGAAGTTTGAGAGATTCTCTGACAATGACATAGCTTCCTACAATGTAACTTTGGCTTATGCTCCGGATCTTGTAAGAAGCAACCCTGATTGTAAAACGTCTCTGCTCGTTAGCCCAACCACAGCTGTTTGGTTAACTAAAGCAACAAACCTAGCTAGACATGCTTTCATTGTAAAAGCAGGAAATTATCTTTCCTTATCTTCTAACTTTGAAATCTTTAGCCAGTTTGGTTTCGAGCTCAGAGGCTCTTCTAGAACCTATAACGTAGACCTCGGATCTAAGATCCAGTTCTAA
- a CDS encoding autotransporter domain-containing protein has product MRPSLYKILISSTLTIPLSFHFSQVHAEVALTQESVLDANGAFSPQSTSTAGGTTYNVESDISIVDAGQAAAMVSAAFVQTADDLTFKGNGRSLAIENVNSGANPGAIYVSAADKTLTLTDFSTLSFKKCPKHTVNTGKGAVKSGGALNLANNASILFNQNHSAEDGGAISCKAFSLTGSSKEISFTTNTSTKKGGAIAATGVANLSDNQGKVIFSGNTAVNSGGAVYAEANTTIAGNSAVVFNNNAVTGTTDGCGGAIHCSKTGATPVLTIRDNKVLLFKENTSAAKGGAIYADKLYLTSGGPTVFVGNKATNAAPKGGAIGIAANGECSITAEHGDITFENNLIATANNATVKRNAINIEGNGKFVNLRAASGNTLTFYDPIVVGGTAADLLTLNQAEGTKVYNGRIIFSGEKLTEDQTADADNLKTVFTQPIALAAGELILRNGVEVEAKAVSQTAGSLILIDAGTKLSAKTEDVTLTNLAINPNSLDGTKIAVIAAVANAKNVTVTGAIGIIDPTGKFYEDHKLNETLALGGIQFSAKGSITTTDVPSTTTRSPAQHYGYQGNWSLSWITDNGSDPKTQTAVFNWNKTGYNPNPERRAPLVLNSLWGSFMDIRSIQDVMERSVDTLLETRRGLWVSGVGNFLHKDPSAENRKFRHISSGYVLGATTNTSQEDTLSVAFCQLFGKDKDYLVAKNAANVYAGSIYYQHVSKFDDLTRLFNGPNTCCSGFSKEIPIFLDAQVTYCHTNNNMTTTYTDYPEVKGSWGNDTVGVALSTSVPIPIFTHAFFDSYAPFAKLQVVYAHQEDFKEPTREGRTFESSDLLNVSVPIGVKFEKLVYGEKTAYDLTLMYVPDVYRHNPNCITGFAINDVTWLTTATNLARQAFIIRAGNHIAVTSGFEMFSQFGFELRSSSRNYNVDLGAKVSF; this is encoded by the coding sequence ATGAGGCCTTCTTTATATAAGATTTTAATATCGTCGACTTTGACGATACCATTATCTTTTCACTTCTCGCAGGTGCATGCGGAAGTGGCTTTAACTCAAGAATCTGTTCTCGATGCAAATGGAGCATTCAGTCCGCAATCTACAAGCACTGCGGGAGGAACTACCTACAACGTTGAGAGTGATATTTCTATTGTAGATGCAGGGCAAGCAGCGGCGATGGTTTCTGCAGCCTTTGTTCAAACTGCAGACGATCTAACGTTCAAAGGCAATGGTCGTAGCCTAGCGATAGAAAACGTAAACTCTGGAGCTAATCCCGGAGCTATTTATGTTTCTGCTGCGGATAAGACTCTTACTCTGACAGACTTTTCTACATTGAGCTTCAAGAAATGTCCTAAGCATACCGTGAATACGGGTAAAGGAGCAGTGAAATCTGGAGGAGCATTAAACTTAGCGAATAATGCTAGCATTCTTTTTAATCAGAACCATTCCGCTGAAGATGGTGGCGCCATTTCTTGCAAAGCTTTTTCTCTAACCGGCTCGAGCAAGGAAATTAGCTTCACCACCAACACAAGCACGAAAAAAGGTGGAGCGATTGCTGCTACAGGAGTTGCTAACCTTTCAGACAACCAAGGAAAAGTCATATTTTCTGGAAATACTGCCGTGAATTCTGGAGGAGCAGTATATGCAGAAGCGAATACGACTATTGCAGGAAACAGCGCTGTTGTTTTTAACAACAATGCTGTTACTGGAACAACAGATGGTTGCGGTGGTGCTATCCATTGTAGCAAAACAGGTGCGACACCGGTCCTTACTATAAGAGATAACAAAGTCTTGCTTTTTAAGGAAAATACTTCTGCAGCAAAAGGCGGGGCTATTTATGCGGATAAACTCTATCTAACTTCTGGTGGACCTACGGTATTCGTAGGGAACAAAGCGACCAACGCCGCTCCTAAAGGTGGGGCAATCGGTATTGCTGCCAATGGAGAATGTAGCATAACAGCGGAACACGGGGATATCACTTTTGAAAACAACCTCATAGCTACAGCAAATAACGCTACAGTAAAGAGAAATGCGATTAACATTGAAGGCAATGGGAAATTCGTAAATTTACGCGCGGCTTCTGGAAACACTCTTACCTTTTACGATCCTATAGTTGTTGGGGGTACTGCTGCAGATCTTCTCACTTTAAACCAAGCTGAAGGGACTAAAGTCTACAATGGGAGAATTATCTTTTCTGGAGAAAAGCTCACAGAAGACCAAACTGCCGATGCCGACAACTTAAAGACAGTATTCACGCAGCCTATCGCATTAGCAGCTGGAGAGCTTATCTTAAGAAACGGTGTGGAAGTAGAGGCAAAAGCTGTTTCGCAAACAGCGGGCTCTCTAATTTTGATTGATGCAGGAACAAAGCTGTCTGCGAAAACAGAAGATGTCACGCTAACCAACCTGGCGATCAATCCTAATTCTTTAGATGGAACAAAAATCGCTGTTATTGCCGCCGTAGCGAATGCCAAGAATGTCACTGTAACAGGAGCTATTGGTATTATCGACCCTACAGGAAAATTTTATGAAGACCATAAGCTAAATGAAACATTAGCTTTAGGAGGAATTCAATTTTCTGCAAAAGGAAGCATAACAACGACAGATGTGCCTAGCACAACGACACGTTCTCCTGCACAACATTATGGGTATCAAGGAAACTGGTCGCTCTCTTGGATTACAGATAACGGCTCAGATCCTAAAACACAAACAGCTGTCTTTAACTGGAATAAAACGGGATACAATCCTAATCCTGAACGTCGTGCTCCCCTAGTATTAAATAGTCTTTGGGGATCCTTTATGGATATACGTTCTATTCAGGATGTCATGGAACGTAGCGTAGATACACTATTAGAGACACGTCGTGGCCTTTGGGTTTCTGGAGTGGGGAATTTCTTGCATAAAGATCCCAGCGCAGAAAATCGCAAATTCCGTCATATCAGTTCGGGATATGTATTAGGAGCAACAACAAATACCTCTCAAGAAGATACGCTTAGCGTAGCTTTCTGTCAGCTATTTGGGAAAGACAAGGACTACCTTGTAGCGAAAAATGCTGCAAATGTCTATGCAGGATCTATCTATTATCAACACGTAAGTAAGTTTGATGATCTCACACGATTATTTAACGGACCAAACACCTGTTGTTCAGGATTCTCCAAAGAGATTCCTATTTTCTTAGATGCGCAAGTTACCTATTGCCATACCAACAACAACATGACAACGACCTATACAGATTATCCTGAAGTTAAAGGCTCTTGGGGTAATGATACTGTGGGTGTCGCATTATCTACTAGCGTGCCTATTCCTATATTTACCCATGCTTTCTTTGATAGCTACGCTCCATTTGCAAAGTTGCAAGTTGTCTATGCTCATCAAGAGGATTTTAAAGAACCTACAAGAGAAGGCCGTACCTTTGAAAGTAGCGATCTTCTCAATGTTTCCGTCCCTATAGGCGTGAAGTTTGAGAAACTCGTCTACGGAGAAAAAACTGCTTATGATCTTACATTGATGTATGTTCCTGATGTGTACCGTCATAATCCAAACTGCATAACAGGATTCGCTATTAATGATGTTACTTGGTTAACAACAGCAACGAATCTTGCTAGACAAGCTTTCATAATTCGTGCTGGCAACCATATTGCCGTAACATCTGGATTTGAGATGTTCAGTCAATTTGGTTTCGAATTACGAAGCTCTTCAAGAAATTACAACGTAGATCTTGGAGCTAAGGTCTCTTTCTAA